A window of Juglans regia cultivar Chandler chromosome 7, Walnut 2.0, whole genome shotgun sequence contains these coding sequences:
- the LOC108989495 gene encoding auxin-responsive protein IAA14-like, with protein MEVSRKMANMLGTDRDLNFKETELCLGLPGGGGSCEPETAKPTGKRGFSETVDLKLILQSKEESMKNASKENNQLLPCTKDPAKPPAKAQVVGWPPVRSCRKNMMTQKNTSEEGKKANGSAALVKVCMDGAPYLRKVDLKMYKSYQELSDALAKMFSSFTMGNYGAQGMIDFMNESKLMDLLNSSEYVPTYEDKDGDWMLVGDVPWEMFVESCKRLRLMKGSEAIGLAPRAMEKCKNRS; from the exons ATGGAAGTTAGCAGGAAAATGGCGAACATGCTGGGCACCGATCGTGATTTGAACTTTAAGGAGACTGAGCTGTGTCTGGGGCTGCCTGGTGGGGGTGGGAGCTGCGAGCCTGAGACTGCGAAACCTACTGGAAAGAGAGGGTTTTCAGAGACTGTTGACCTGAAGCTTATCCTTCAATCTAAGGAAGAGAGCATGAAGAAtgcttcaaaggaaaataacCAGCTCCTTCCTTGCACCAAGGATCCGGCTAAGCCACCTGCCAA GGCACAAGTTGTGGGTTGGCCACCAGTGAGATCGTGCAGGAAGAACATGATGACTCAGAAGAATACAAGTGAGGAAGGAAAGAAGGCAAATGGCAGTGCGGCCTTAGTGAAGGTTTGCATGGACGGTGCGCCATATCTTCGTAAAGTGGACTTGAAAATGTACAAGAGCTACCAAGAGCTATCCGATGCCTTGGCCAAGATGTTCAGTTCCTTCACCATGG GCAATTATGGGGCCCAAGGAATGATTGACTTCATGAATGAAAGCAAGTTAATGGATCTTCTGAACAGTTCCGAGTATGTGCCAACCTATGAAGATAAGGACGGCGACTGGATGCTCGTGGGCGATGTTCCATGGGA GATGTTTGTTGAGTCATGCAAGCGCCTGCGCTTAATGAAAGGATCAGAAGCTATTGGGCTTG CCCCAAGAGCCATGGAGAAGTGCAAGAACCGAAGCTGA
- the LOC108989458 gene encoding serine/threonine receptor-like kinase NFP, giving the protein MRIKSLYASSLPLFFIYHLLLHTSNAQPEPNTTGFTCSANQTTYPCQTYAFYRATAPNFLDLASIADLFSVSRLMISKPSNISSPSSPLVASQPLFVPLTCSCNSVNTSTSISYANLSYTIVRDDTFYLVSTNKFQNLTTYQSVEVVNPTLVPTNLSIGANVIFPIFCKCPNSTQLQNQVSYLVSYVFQPSDNLSSVASRFGVQPQSIIDVNGDNFQPFNTIFIPVTQLPELSQPDVAPSPAPVPPPPPVEGDEREGVVRGLAIGLGISGFLLLLLSGLWVYRESGLKSNKERDRDLEKQRRLLGKEGKGLIGTENLMADVSDCLDKYRVFKIEDLIEATDGFSESCLIQGSVYKGSIDGEVCAIKKMKWNAYEELKILQKVNHGNLVKLEGFCIDPEDATCYLVYEYVENGSLHSWLHGNMNEKLNWKTRLRIAIDVANGLQYIHEHTRPRVVHKDIKTSNILLDTNMRAKIANFGLAKSGCNAITMHIVGTQGYIAPEYLADGVVSTKMDVFSFGVVLLELISGKEAIDEEGNVLWAKTSGILGGNEERKVKRVQQWMDGVLIAESSSMDSVMNVMTIAIACLHRDPSKRPSMVDAVYALCKSEDLFFDISDDTLSTSQVMAR; this is encoded by the exons ATGAGAATTAAATCCCTTTACgcttcttctctccctcttttcttcatctaccacctccttctccacaCATCAAATGCCCAACCCGAACCAAATACCACAGGCTTCACCTGCTCAGCAAACCAGACAACTTATCCATGCCAAACCTACGCCTTCTACCGAGCCACGGCGCCCAATTTCCTGGACCTGGCCTCCATAGCTGACCTCTTCTCAGTCAGCCGCCTCATGATATCAAAACCCAGCAACATATCCTCCCCTTCCTCCCCTCTTGTTGCCAGCCAACCCCTCTTTGTTCCTCTCACCTGCTCTTGCAACTCGGTTAACACTTCCACTAGCATCTCTTATGCCAACCTCTCCTATACAATCGTTCGTGATGATACGTTCTACCTTGTCTCCACCAATAAATTTCAGAATCTTACAACCTATCAATCTGTCGAGGTTGTCAATCCCACTCTCGTCCCTACCAATCTTTCTATCGGTGCGAACGTCATCTTTCCTATCTTTTGCAAGTGTCCTAACAGTACCCAGTTGCAAAACCAAGTCAGTTACCTCGTATCCTATGTCTTCCAACCTTCTGATAACTTGTCATCGGTTGCTTCAAGGTTTGGAGTACAACCACAGTCTATAATTGATGTCAATGGAGATAATTTCCAGCCTTTCAATACTATTTTCATTCCAGTCACTCAGCTTCCAGAACTTTCACAGCCTGATGTGGCTCCTTCCCCTGCTCCTGTACCACCTCCACCTCCTGTAGAGGGCGATGAGCGGGAAGGGGTTGTTAGAGGCTTGGCAATTGGGTTGGGAATTTCCGGGTTCTTGCTGCTTTTGCTTAGTGGGTTATGGGTTTACAGAGAGTCCGGGTTGAAGAGCAACAAGGAGAGGGATCGAGATTTGGAGAAGCAGAGGCGGCTTTTGGGTAAGGAAGGAAAGGGGTTGATTGGAACGGAGAACTTGATGGCAGATGTTTCAGATTGCTTGGACAAGTACAGGGTGTTCAAGATTGAAGATTTGATAGAAGCCACTGATGGATTCAGCGAGAGTTGCTTGATTCAGGGGTCTGTGTACAAAGGGAGCATTGATGGGGAAGTCTGTGCCATCAAGAAGATGAAGTGGAATGCCTATGAGGAGCTCAAGATCTTACAGAAG GTAAACCATGGCAATCTGGTGAAGCTAGAGGGATTCTGCATAGACCCGGAGGATGCAACTTGCTATCTAGTGTACGAATATGTCGAAAACGGGTCTCTTCATTCATGGCTGCATGGAAACATGAACGAAAAACTGAACTGGAAAACAAGGTTACGAATAGCCATCGATGTTGCAAATGGTCTCCAATACATCCACGAGCACACCAGGCCACGTGTTGTTCATAAAGACATCAAAACCAGCAACATTCTATTGGACACGAACATGAGAGCCAAAATTGCCAATTTTGGACTGGCCAAATCCGGATGCAATGCCATAACAATGCACATTGTTGGAACCCAAGGTTATATAGCACCCGAGTATTTAGCAGATGGGGTGGTCTCTACAAAAATGGATGTGTTCTCTTTTGGGGTGGTTCTGCTAGAACTTATTTCTGGGAAGGAGGCCATTGATGAGGAAGGGAATGTTTTGTGGGCAAAGACCAGTGGGATTTTGGGGGGGAACGAAGAGAGGAAAGTGAAGAGAGTGCAGCAATGGATGGATGGAGTCCTGATTGCGGAGTCATCCTCCATGGACAGTGTGATGAATGTCATGACTATTGCCATTGCTTGTCTGCATAGAGACCCATCAAAGAGGCCAAGCATGGTGGATGCCGTTTACGCGTTGTGCAAGAGCGAGGACTTGTTCTTTGACATCTCGGATGATACATTATCAACTTCACAGGTAATGGCAAGATAA
- the LOC108989460 gene encoding auxin-induced protein 22D-like encodes MESKVAYDNELNLIKATELRLGLPGTDDREEQALFSARNNKRPLPDTSKECGSKKNSDARHVDNETAPPAKAQIVGWPPIRSYRKNNLQPKKSDQAEAAGIYLKVSMDGAPYLRKIDLGIYKGYPELLKALESMFKFTIGEYSEREGYKGSEYAPTYEDKDGDWMLVGDVPWDMFMSSCKRLRIMKGSEARGLGCGV; translated from the exons ATGGAAAGCAAGGTGGCATATGACAACGAGCTCAACCTGATCAAGGCAACCGAGCTTAGATTGGGGTTGCCGGGGACAGATGACAGAGAAGAACAAGCACTTTTTAGTGCTAGAAACAACAAGCGGCCACTGCCTGACACGAGCAAGGAGTGCGgatcaaagaaaaattctgaTGCTCGGCACGTGGACAATGAAACTGCTCCTCCCGCGAA GGCACAGATAGTGGGGTGGCCGCCAATCCGATCCTACAGAAAAAACAACCTGCAGCCGAAGAAGTCTGATCAGGCTGAGGCTGCTGGTATTTACCTGAAAGTAAGCATGGACGGAGCCCCTTACCTCAGAAAGATTGACCTAGGGATTTACAAGGGCTACCCGGAACTCCTAAAGGCTTTGGAGAGCATGTTCAAATTCACCATTG GTGAGTACTCAGAGAGGGAAGGCTACAAGGGGTCGGAATATGCACCAACTTATGAAGACAAAGATGGAGATTGGATGCTGGTTGGAGATGTTCCGTGGGA TATGTTTATGTCATCCTGCAAAAGACTCAGAATCATGAAAGGATCAGAAGCTAGAGGCTTGGGATGTGGAGTATGA